The Streptomyces diastaticus subsp. diastaticus genome contains the following window.
GGAGCACTCCGGAACGGCCCGGGGGCGGCGACCCTCGATCGGACGGGCGGCGGGCGGCACGACGCGCCCACGCCCCGCCGAAGGGGTCGGAAGGGTCAGCTCCGCTTGGCGGCGAGCTGGACGATCGTGATGTCGGAGGGGGCGCCGACCCGGACCGGCGGGCCCCAGGCGCCCGCGCCGCGGGAGACGTAGAGCTGGGTGTCGCCGTAGCGCTCCAGTCCCTCGACGGTCGGGTTGGCGAGGCCGGCGACGAGGTTGCCGGGCCAGAGCTGACCGCCGTGGGTGTGGCCGGAGAGCTGGAGGTCGACGCCGTGTTCGACCGCCTCCTCGATGACGATCGGCTGGTGGGCGAGGAGGACGCTGGCCCTGGACCGGTCCCGGTCACCGAGGGCGCGGACGAAGTCGGGGCCCTGGCCGTAGCTCTCGCCCGCGACGTCGTTGACCCCGGCGAGGTCGAAGCCGGCCTTCTCCACGCGGGCGTTCTCCAGCGGGCGCAGCCCCAGCTCGCGGACGTGGTCGACCCACTGGGCGGCGCCGGAGAAGTACTCGTGGTTGCCGGTGACGAAGTAACTGCCGTCGCGGGCCCGCAGCTGGGCGAGGGGTTCGGCGGCGTGGCCCAGTTCCGCGACGGTGCCGTCGACCAGGTCGCCGACGACGGCGACGAGGTCGGGCTGGGCGGAGTTGATCGTGTCGACGATCCGCTGGGTGTGCCCCCGGCCGAGGATCGGGCCGAGGTGGACGTCGCTGACGACGGCGATGCGGTAGCCGTGGGCGGCGCGCGGCAGCGTGGCCAGCGGCACCGTGACGTGCTTCAGCCTGGGTCCGCGCAGCACGCCGTACGTTCCGGCGCCGACCGTGCCGAGGGCGACGGCGGCGGCCGTCCCGCCGACGATCCGGGAGACGAAGAGGCGGCGGGAGGGGGTGGGGCGCGGCTTCGGGTCCGGGTCGCCGGGCGGCAGGGTGCCGGCGGGCGGCGCCGGGGGCGCCAGGGCGGCCTCGGTGGCCGGCTCGGCGACGGCGCAGCCGCCGGTGGCGGTGCCGGTCCCGGTCGCGGCGGGCTCACCAGACGTGGCGGCGCCGGTCCCGGTCGCGGCGGGCTCACCAGACGTGGCGGTGCCGGTCCCGGTCGCGGCGGGCTCACCGGACGTGGCGGCGCCGGTGGAGTCCGCCGGCACCGAGGGTTCGGCGGGCGCGTCAGGGGCCGCTGGGCCGGTGTCACGCTCCCGCTCCTGCGGTGCCCTCACGCGCAGCAGCACCGGACGGACCAGCTCGCCGGCGAGGAGCGCCAGCAGCAGGTAGAGGAAGACGGCGGCCCAGAGGTAGCCGGGCCAGGCGATGATCTGCTTCAGCAGGAACGGCAGCCCGGAGCGGCCCGTGGCGAAGGCGCCGACGAACAGGACCGGGCCGAGGACGAGGAGCGCCGTGGCGACGCGGCGCACGGGGGAGCCGGGCCGGGTGGTGTCCCGGACCACGCGGCGCCAGACGTACCAGTGCAGGGCCACCAGCGAGGCCAGGACGGCGCAGGCGACGACGACGAAGAGGGGGTTCATGGCGCTCGTTCGGTCCTCGGGGTCAGGTGGTGGGGCCGGGCGGGGCAGGGCGGGAGAGAGGGGCGCCGTTCTTCTCACGCCGCAGGGCGCGCAGGCCGCGCAACCCGATGACTCCCACGGCCGTCCCCAGGAGGAAGGACGTCACGGCCAGCAGCAGGTGGACCCAGAAGTAACCGGTGGGGTCACCGGCGGCGTCGAAGGCGAGCCCGCTCGCGTCGTTCCAGAGATTCTTGACGAAGGTGACCCAGATGAACCAGCTCCACACCCCGAAGGCGAGCAGGAACCAGGAGACCGGGCGGCTGAGCTTCATACGCCCAGTATCGCGGCCCGGCTCCGCCTCCCCGCGCCGGGGTCGGGAGCCGGTGGCAGGCGTTCCGCTCGGGGCGGTACGCGATCGGACGACGGAGGCGCAGACAGTATTCGCCCGTACCTGTACGTTCTCGATCGTGCCTGCCTTGCGTAAGACCACCGTGCTGGTCGCCTCCGCCGCCTTGCTGACTCTTTCCGCCGCTGTCCCGGCCGCCGCCGCCGACCGGCCCGGCGACGACAAGGCGAAGCCGCCGGGGAAGATGTCGGAGATCGGCGGCGCGCGGCTGGGGCAGGCCGGTACGCAGGTGAACGCCGGTCCGGGGGTGCCCAAGCTCCCGAAGAAGCTGTCCGGGCGGTCCTGGATCGTCGCGGACGCCGAGAGCGGCGACGTGCTGGCCGCGCACAACGCCCACTGGAGGCTCCCCCCGGCCTCCACGCTGAAGATGCTCTTCGCCGACACCGTGCTGCCCAAACTCCCCAAGGACGAGAAGCACCTGGTCACCAACGAGGAGCTGGCGGGCGTGGGCGCGGGCTCCAGCCTGGTCGGCGTCAAGGAGGACCAGACGTACACCGTCCACGACCTGTGGCTCGGGGTCTTCCTCTCCTCCGGCAACGACGCCGTGCACGTGCTCTCCGCGATGAACGACGGCATCGACAAGACCGTCGCCGACATGAACGCGCACGCCGAGGAGCTCCAGGCACTGGACACCCATGTGGTCAGTCCGGACGGCTACGACGCCAAGGGGCAGCTCTCCAGCGCCTACGACCTGACGCTGATCGCCCGGTCGGGGATGCAGAAGAAGGACTTCCGGGAGTACTGCTCGACGGTGAGCGCGGAGTTCCCCGGTGAGAAGAAGAAGGGCAAGAAGCGCGAGCACTTCGGCATCCAGAACACCAACCGCCTGCTCACCGGCGCGGTGGGCCTGGACCGGTACGAGGGGATCGCGGGGGTGAAGAACGGCAACACCACCAACGCCGGGGCCACCTTCACCGGGGTCGCCGAGCGCGACGGCCGGGTGCTGCTGGTCACCGTGATGAACCCGGACGGCCAGGAGAGCCAGGCGGTCTACCAGGAGACGGCCCGCCTCTTCGACTGGGGCTTCGAGGCCGCCGGCAAGGCCGAGCCGGTCGGCACCCTCGTCCCGCCGGCCGGCGCCGTACCGGCCAAGGGCGGCTCGGACGCGCCCGGGGACGAGGGCGCCGCGGGCGGGGTCCCGGCTCCGGCCGCCGGGGGCGAGACCCAGGCGGCCGCGTCCGGCGGGGCGGACGGGGTCGGCACGGCGCTGGCGGTCGCGGGCGGTTCGCTGGTGCTGCTCGGCGCCGGGGTGTACGTGGTCAACCGGCGCCGCCCGCTGCCCGGGCAGGGGACGGGCCGCAGGCGCCGCTGACGGCGGCGGCCCGGAGCGCGGCTACCTCTGGAAGGGCGGGCGCCCGGGCCCTTCCCCGGACGGCCGGGCGCGGGTGGCGCCCGGTTCGGGGGCGCGAGAGGTGCCGGGCCCGCCCTTCGTGCCGCCGTGGGTGCCGCTCTCGTCCGCCTCGTCGCGCGCTTCGCCCTTCTCGCCGTCCGGCACCGGGGTGGCGGTCCAGGCCGCGCAGACGAGGACCAGCTTGGCGGTGAAGTTGATCCAGAGCAGCAGGGCGATGGGGACGCCGAAGGCGCCGTACATGCTCTTGGAGGCGACCCCGCTGATGTAGCCGCCGAGCAGCAGTTTGAGGAGTTCGAAGCCGACCGCGCCGATCAGCGCCGCGCCCAGCAGGGTGGAGCGCCGGGGCTGCACGGCGGGGAGCAGGGTGAGGACGTAGAGCAGGACGAGGAAGCCGGCCAGGACGGCGAGGGCGAAGGCGGCGACGCGCAGCAGGACGGTGCCGATCCCGGTCTCGTCGAGGCCGATCTGCCGGGCGATCCAGCCGACCGCGCTGCCGCCCGCCGTGGAGGCGACCAGCGAGACGATCCCGGCGGCGCCGAGGCCGGCCAGCACGACCACGTCCTTGGCCTTGCGGGCGACCGGGTTGCCCTCCAGGTCCGGCAGTTCCCAGACGGCGCGCAGGCACTCGCGGATGGAGCTGACCCAGCCGACGCCGGTGAACAGCAGCAGGGCACCGGCGATGAGGGAGACCGTCCCGGCGTTGTCGACCAGGGAGCTGATGTCGAGCTGGTCGGAGATGCCGGGGACCTGCTCGGCCAGCTGGTCCTGGAGCTCGCGCTGCCGGTCCTTGGAGAGGGTGGAGGCGGCGACGGCGGCGACCAGGGTGAGTAGCGGGAAGAGCGCGAGGAAACTGATGTAGGTCATCGCGGCGGCCAGTTGGGACCACTTGGTGCGATCGAGCGTCTCGTAGGTGCGCCACAGGTGGGTCTGCATGAGCCGGGTCGTCCACGGCCCGACCACCGGGAGTCTCGTCAGCCAGTCCACGTGCTCCGCCTACCCTCCGGAATCGCGATCACCACCGATCGCACACCCCCACAATTACGGCATGAGCGCCGACAATTCAATGAATGGACCATCTCAGTGAAACTCGGGATGTTCCGGCATGAACAGTCGCGTTCCGGGCGATACGGTCGCCGACATGGCTGTCGACACCACCGTTCCGCTCACCGGCCGGGGCCGCGGCGCCCCCACCGCCGCGCGTCTGCTGCGGCCGCGCAGCTACGAGGAGGCGGCCGAGGCCGTCCGCGACTGCGGGCACCGCGGCGCCATCGCCCGCGGCCGGGGCAGGGCCCCTGGGGAAGCCGCCCGCAACGCCGGGGGTGACGTCCTCGACATGTCCGCGCTGGACCGGGTGCACGCCATCGACGCGGCCGGCGGCACCGTCCTGTGCGACGCCGGGATCACCCTGCGCCGGCTGGCCGAACTCCTGCTGCCGCTGGGCTGGTTCGTGCCCGTACCGCCGGGCGCCGAGCGGATCACGGTGGGCGGCGCGGTCGGCGCGGACCTGCACGGCCCCAACCACCACCGCGCCGGCTCCTTCGCCCGCCACCTCCTCTCCTTCGAACTCCTCACCGCCGACGGCTCGGTGCACGTCGTGGACCGGGGGACCCCGCTGTTCGACGCCACCACCGGCGGTCTCGGCCTGACCGGAGTGGTCCTCACCGCCACCCTCCAGCTCCAGCCGGTCGCCACCTCGCTGCTGCTGACCGGATCGGACCGCGCCGGGGACCTGGACGAGCTGATGGCCCGGCTCTGCGACGCCGACCTGCGCCACACCTACGCCACCGCCCGCGTCGACCTGCTCGCCCGGGGTGCCGCCACCGGCCGCGGCACCGTGCTCCACGCCGACCACGCCCCGCCGGAGGCCCTCCCGGCCCGGCTCGCCCGCCGCCCGCTGGCCACCCGGCCGCACCTGCCGGGCACCCCGCAGCTGCCGCAGCGTCTCGTCCCGCCGATGGCCGCCGACCGGCCGCTGGGCCGCCGGGCCCTCGGCCTCCTGAACGACCTGCGGCACCGGTCGGCACCGCGCAGCCGCGCCGGTACGCTGCGGGGCCTCGCCGCGGCCCTGCCGGCGCTGGACGGCGGCCACGCGCTGGGGCGCGGCGGCGGCACGGTGGCGTACCGGTGCGCGGTCGGGCACGGCGGGGAGGACGTGCTGCGGCACGTCGTGCGCCGGGTCGCGGAGCAGGGTTGCGCGGCCCGGCCGGGGCTGCTGAAGCGGTTCGGTGAGGGGTCGCCGGGCTGGCTGTCCTTCCCGGCGCGCGGCTGGGGCCTGTCGCTGGAACTGCCCGCGGGCGCGGCCGGGCTGGGCGTCCTCCTCGACGAGCTGGACGAGGAGGTGGCGGCGGCCGGCGGCCGGGTCTGCCTGGCCCGGGACCGCAGGCTGCGGCCGGAGCTGCTGCCCTCGATGTATCCACTGCTGGACGACTTCCGGGAGTTGCGGGCCGCGGTGGACCCGGACGCGGTCTTCACCTCCGACCTCGCCCGGCGGCTGGGCCTGTGAGCCGGCCCGCGGGCCTCCCGCGAAGGAGCGGCTTGTCCACCGACGTCTCCGGGCTCCCCCGGTCCCTGCTGGTCCTCGGCGGTACCTCGGCCATCGGCCTGGCCACCGCGCGCCGTCTGATCGCCCGCGGGGCCCGGCTGGTCCACCTGGCGGGCCGCCCCTCCCCCGCGCTGGAGAAGGCCGCCGAGGAGCTGGCCCGGCTCGGGGCGGAGGTCCGGACGGTGGCCTTCGACGCGCTGGCCCCCGCCTCCCACCAGGCTTCCCTGGAGCCGGTGTTCGCCTCCGGGGACGTGGACACGGTGCTCCTGGCCTTCGGCGTCGCGGGCGATCAGGCCCGTGACGAGAGCCGCCCGCTGGACGCGGTCCGCGTCGCGCAGACCAACTACACGGGCGCGGTCGGCGCCGGGCTGCTCTGCGGCGCCGCCCTCCAGGAGCAGGGCCACGGCACCCTGGTCGTCCTCTCCTCTGCCGCCGGGGTGCGGGCCCGCCGCGCCGACTTCATCTACGGCTCCTCCAAGGCGGGCCTGGACGCCTTCGCGCAGGGGCTGGGCGACGCCCTGCACGGCACGGGCGCGCGGGTGATGGTGGTCCGCCCCGGCACGGTCCTCGGCCCGGGCGACCCGCGCGGCGACGCCCGCCTGACCACCACCCCCGGGCAGGTGGCCGCCGCGGTCGAACTGGGCCTGCGCCGGGGCTCGGAGACGGTGTGGGTGCCCGGCGGGCTGCGGCTGGTGATGTCGGCCGTACGGAACCTGCCGCGGCCGCTCTTCCGCCGCCTGACGGTCTGAGGTCCCGGGCACGGCCGGCGTGGGGAGGCGGAGAGGGGGCCGCCCCTCGCGCGAGCGGCGCGAGGGGCGGCCCCCGAGGGCGGCTCCCCATGGGGGAGGGAGCCGCGCCGCCGCCCGGGTGAGGCGGCAGGGCTGTCACGCGGCGGCCGGGGCCGCCCCGGGTCAGCGGGTCCCGGCGACCGCCTCGGCGAGGCCGTTGGCCCACAGCTGCTCGACCCGGGAGCGCTCGGCGGCGTCCGGCTGGGCGTTGGTGCAGGACGGGCCGGGGCCGCCGCCCGACATCAGCTGGCTGCACGGGCCCGAGTAGGTGTCGGGCAGGCCGAGCACGTGGCCGGTCTCGTGGGTGGTCACGCGGGTCGAGTCGTACTGCTGGTTCTGGGCGTAGTCGAGGAAGATGTAGCCGCGGCCGTGCCCGTCGGTGCTGGCGTACGAGCCGCGCGGGTCGTTGCCCTCGCGGTACGTGAAGTCGGCGTTCGAGCCTTCCTGGAGGCGGACGTTGGAGACCGCGCCGTTCCAGATCGAGGTGGAGCTGGCGATCTGCGAGCGGAAGGTGGGGGCGCCGGAGGCGTCGTAGGTGACGGTGACGGCCTGCGCGCCCGGGTTGGCGGCGCGCTTCTCGGCGACGGCCTTCATGACCGCCTTCTGGAAGGCGGCGGTGGCGGCGGCGTTCTCACCGGACGCCTCGTAGGCGGCGACCGAGCGCGGGGTGGAGGTCTCGGCGGCGGCCGAGGCGGGGGCGACGGAGCCGAGGGCGGCGGCGACGGCGAGGCCGAGCCCGGTAAGGGCGGCGGCGGTCCGGGGCATACGCATGTGGGGGTCTCCTGACTGTCCGCGGCACGGGCGGAGTGGGGTCCGCCGCGTACCGGACCGAGGAGTTCGGTCCGGGAACGAGTCTGGAGCGCGCCGGCGCCGGGCACATGATGCCAACCAGCGATAACCCGGTCCTATATGGCCGGTCAGTTGCCGGACGGTTCCGGGTGGTTGTGGGCATTTGGCGTGCTTGGGACCACTGGCGGGGCGGGCGGGGCGCTTCTAGCCTCGGTGCATGGAGCTTGAGGTGCGTCACCTCCGCGCGCTCTGCGCCATCGCCGACACCGGGAGCGTGCGCCGTGCCGCACGCGAACTCGGCGTGAGCCAGCCCGCGCTCACCACCCAACTGCGCCGCATCGAGCAGAGCCTGGGCGCCGAACTCTTCCACCGGGGCCGCGACGGCTGCCGCCCGACGCTGCTGGGCCGCACGGTGCTCTCCCGGGCCCGCACCGTGGTCGACTCGATGGCGGTGCTGGTCGAGGAGGCCCGCGCCGAGGCCGCCGCGCTCGGCCGCCCGGGGCCGCGGCTACGGGTCGGCTCGACCGCGAGCCGCATCGTCGGCGACTGGCTGCGCCGGCTGCGGGGACGGATGCCGGAGACCGACATCACCCTCCAGGTCGACGTGTCGGCCACCGTGCTGCTCCGCTCCCTGCGGGCCGGGCGTCTGGACCTCGTCTTCGTCCACGAGGTGGAGGGCAGTCCGCTGCGCGTCCCCGACGGTCTGGTGCAGCACACCCTGCTGGAACGCGAACCGCAGTTCATCTCACTGGCGCCGGACCATCCGGCCGCCGCCCGCCAGGTGGTCGACCTGGCCGACCTCGCCCACGACCGGTGGATGGTCGACCCCTCGGTGGACGGCGAGTGGGACGGCGTACGCCGGGTGCTGGCCGCCGCCGGGATCGACCCCCCGGTGCTGCACGGCGACTACCTGACCACCGCTTCCCTGGTGGCGCTCGGCGAGGCCGTCGCCCCCTGCCAGCCCACCTCGGGCCCGCGCGACGACATGGTCATCCGGCCGCTGCGCGACGACCCGCTCGCCGTCCGCCTGCTGCTGGTCACCCCGCCGCGCTGCCCCGCCGCCGGCCCCGCCTACGAGGAGCTGACCGCCGCCTACCGGGCGGCGGCCCTGCGGGCGGGCCCGTACCGCGAATGGCTGGCGGGGGCGCCGGAGCGGCCGGGCGCGCTGCTGGGCGGGTGACCCCGCCCGCGCGTACGCCGGTTCAGTACCCGCGCCCCACCCGCACCGCCAGCTCCGGCACCCTGCCCTCCCGCAGCGCCTGCCACCCGGCGCGGAAGTCCTCGGTGATGTCGGTGTCGGCGGTGATGCCGGCCGAGTGGGAGGTCACGGTGGTACGCGGCAGCTCCCAGACGGGGTGGCCGGGGGCCGGGGGCTCGTCGGCGAGGACGTCGAGGACGGCGGCGGAGACCTGCCCGGCGGCCAGGGCGCGGCCCAGCGCCGGGAGGCTGACCGTGCCGCCGCGGCCGACGTTGAGGAAGGTGGCGCCGCCCAGCGCGGACAGCCGGGTGTCGGCGAAGAAGTCGCGGGTGGCCTCGGTCAGCGGCAGCGCGTCCACCACGAACCGGGCGCGGCCGAGCCAGGCCCCGTCCTCCTCGGCGGTGACCCGCTCGTCGAAGGGCCCGCCCGGCGCGTGCTCGCCGCGCCCCACGCCGACGGTGCGCACCCCGGCCGCGCGCAGCGCCTCGGCGACGGCGGTGCCGATCCGGCCGGTGCCGTAGACCAGGGCGGTCTGCCCGGCGGCCAGTTCGGAGGGCTCGCGGCGCCAGGTGCGGGCGGCGGTGCGGGCGAGGTGGCCGGGGACGCCCTGGCAGTCGGCGAGCACCCAGGCGAGCGCGTACTGGCCGATCCGCTCGCCCATCCGGCCGACGGTGCGGGTCAGCAGCACTCCGGCGGGCCAGCCGCCGTCGAGCAGGGCGTCGACCCCGGCGTTGACGCTGTGGAACCAGCGGACCCGGGGGTCGCCGCGCAGGGCGGGCGGCAGGGTGGGGCCGACCAGGACGAGCGGAGCGTCCGCGGCCCCGTGCGCGCCGGTGAGCCGCCCGGCGGTGTCGTAGGCGAGGACCGGGCGGCCGGTGAGCGCGGCCAGTTCACCGGCGACGGCGGGGCCGGTGCCGGGGCCCACGGCGAGGGTGGCCCGGTCCAGCAGGCCGGCGGGGAGGGGCGGGGCGGACATGGCGGGTCTCCTTCGGCGTGGGGCGGGGTGCGGGCGCGGCCCGGCGGGCGGTCAGCGGGTGGCGTGCAGGGCCACGGGGCGGCTGAAGGGGTTGCCGCCCTGCATGACCGCGAGGTGGCCGACGACGACGATCCGGTCGGTGCCGGGGACGACGGCGGCCTCGGCGACCCCGAGTCCCTGCCGGGCGTTCTCGCGGACCTCGCCACCGGTGGGCAGCCGGGGGCGGTCGAGCTTGTGGCAGCGGCCGTCGGCGGCCTGGTACCAGAGGTTCTCGTACAGGGTGCCGGTGTCGCCGTCGACCAGCAGCGGGGGGCGGGTGCCGCAGGCGCCCTCCGCCTCGGGCAGGTCGCGCCACCGCTTGCCGTCCCAGCGCAGCCGGAGGTGTTCGTCGTCGGGTTCCTCCTCCACCTCGCCGTGGTTGAAGGAGTGCCGGCCGAACGCGTGGACCTCGTCGGGGGCGACGGCGACGACGGTGTCGAGCGCGGCGCCCGCCTCTGGCGGGACCGGGTCGGGGAACCGTCGCAGCGGGGTGTCGACGGCCGTCCAGCGGGTGCCGTCGTAGTGGTGGGCGGCGGTCTGGTTCATCTCCTGGCCGTCGCCGCCGATGCCGGGGCCCTCGGAGCGGTGTCCGACGGCCCAGAGGTCGTCGCCGGAGGTCCCGTCGAGGGCGGCGGCGGTGAAGGGCAGCAGGGTGGTGGTCCAGCGGGCACCGTCCCAGTGGGCGACCTGGGTGCGGGTGTCGCTGACGATGTTCCCGGCGCCGTCGTCCCGGTCGGGCGGGTGCGGGTTCTGGAGGAGGGTGACGTCGTCGGGGCCGAAGGCGGCCAGGTCGAGCAGGTCGCCTTCGGGCGGCGGGGTGACGGTGGACCAGCGGCCGTCGCGCCACTGGGCGATGACCGGCGGGCCGCCCTGCTCGGTGGTGGTGCCGGTCGCCCAGAGGGCGTCGGGGCCCGCGGCGTCCAGGCGCGGCGGGTACGGGATGTCCGCGAGCGCGTCGGGCAGCGGCAGGCGCCGCCAGCCGTCGCCGGTGTCGCGCAGCAGGTACCGGCCGGTCGACCCGCCGTTCTTCCGGTCGTGCCCCGCGGCCCACAGGTCGTCGGGGCCGAGCGCCGCCAGATCGGTCAACTCGCCGTCCTGGTCGCCGACGTGGTCCAGGCGGAGGGCGACCGGGGCGCCCTCCGGGACACCGGGGCGCCCGGTCCGCGCGTCGTCCTGCCCGCCCGTGGTGTCCGCTCCGCAACCGGTCAGCGCCAGCGCGAGGACGGTGAGCATTCCCGCGCGTGCGGTACGGCGCGCCATGGTCCCCTCTCCCGGGCGGTCCGGGTGGTGGGCCGCCCTCGACTCGCGGGCAGCGTACCTCCGGCCGCCCTCCGGGCGGGCGGGGCGTCCGGCGCCGGGGCCGTCCTCAGCCCGCGCGGCCGAAGGGGAAGTCGCGGAGCTTGCGCCAGACGCCGTCCGGGCCCTGCTCGTAGAGGGCGAAGCCGGAGCAGGTCCAGCTCGCCTCGAAGTCCTTCAGCGCCTCGAACGCCTCGTCCATCGCCTCCTCGGCGATGCCGTGCGCGATCGTCACGTGCGGGTGGTACGGGAACTGGAGCTCGCGGGCGATGGGCCCCGAGGCGTCCCTGACCTGCTTCTGGAGCCAGGTGCAGGCGTCCGCGCCGGCGGCGACACGGACGTAGACCACCGGGGAGAGCGGGCGGAAGGTGCCGGTACCGCTGAGCCGCATCGGGAAGGGGCGGCCGGCGGCGGCCACCTCGGCGAGGTGCTGCTCGATGGCGGGGACGGCGGCCGCGTCCACCTCGGTGGGCGGGACCAGGGTGACGTGGGTCGGGATGCCGTAGGCCGCGGTGTCGCCGAAGCCGGCACGCCGCGCCTGGAGGAGGCTGCCGTGCGGCTCCGGGACCGCGAGCGAAACGCCGAGCGTTACGGTCCCCACGTCGTACTCCTGTCCTTCGAAGGTGGCGGCGCCGTCCCCTGCCGGACGGCACCGCCCTCAGGTGCGGGCACGGCCGCGCCCGCCGGGGTCCGGGCCGCCGCCCCGGGGGGCGGCGGCCCGTGCCCCTTCAGTGCTTGGCGGGCACCAGGCCGAGCTTGTCGTAGGTCTGCGCCAGGGTCTCCGCCGCGACGGCCCGGGCCTTCTCGGCGCCCTCGGCCAGAATCGCGTCCAGCGTCTCCGGGTCGTCCAGGTAGGCGTGGGTGCGCTCGCGGAACGGGGTGACGAAGTCGACCATGACCTCGGCGAGGT
Protein-coding sequences here:
- the snpA gene encoding snapalysin; its protein translation is MRMPRTAAALTGLGLAVAAALGSVAPASAAAETSTPRSVAAYEASGENAAATAAFQKAVMKAVAEKRAANPGAQAVTVTYDASGAPTFRSQIASSTSIWNGAVSNVRLQEGSNADFTYREGNDPRGSYASTDGHGRGYIFLDYAQNQQYDSTRVTTHETGHVLGLPDTYSGPCSQLMSGGGPGPSCTNAQPDAAERSRVEQLWANGLAEAVAGTR
- a CDS encoding SDR family NAD(P)-dependent oxidoreductase, whose amino-acid sequence is MSTDVSGLPRSLLVLGGTSAIGLATARRLIARGARLVHLAGRPSPALEKAAEELARLGAEVRTVAFDALAPASHQASLEPVFASGDVDTVLLAFGVAGDQARDESRPLDAVRVAQTNYTGAVGAGLLCGAALQEQGHGTLVVLSSAAGVRARRADFIYGSSKAGLDAFAQGLGDALHGTGARVMVVRPGTVLGPGDPRGDARLTTTPGQVAAAVELGLRRGSETVWVPGGLRLVMSAVRNLPRPLFRRLTV
- a CDS encoding YihY/virulence factor BrkB family protein, whose translation is MDWLTRLPVVGPWTTRLMQTHLWRTYETLDRTKWSQLAAAMTYISFLALFPLLTLVAAVAASTLSKDRQRELQDQLAEQVPGISDQLDISSLVDNAGTVSLIAGALLLFTGVGWVSSIRECLRAVWELPDLEGNPVARKAKDVVVLAGLGAAGIVSLVASTAGGSAVGWIARQIGLDETGIGTVLLRVAAFALAVLAGFLVLLYVLTLLPAVQPRRSTLLGAALIGAVGFELLKLLLGGYISGVASKSMYGAFGVPIALLLWINFTAKLVLVCAAWTATPVPDGEKGEARDEADESGTHGGTKGGPGTSRAPEPGATRARPSGEGPGRPPFQR
- a CDS encoding LysR family transcriptional regulator gives rise to the protein MELEVRHLRALCAIADTGSVRRAARELGVSQPALTTQLRRIEQSLGAELFHRGRDGCRPTLLGRTVLSRARTVVDSMAVLVEEARAEAAALGRPGPRLRVGSTASRIVGDWLRRLRGRMPETDITLQVDVSATVLLRSLRAGRLDLVFVHEVEGSPLRVPDGLVQHTLLEREPQFISLAPDHPAAARQVVDLADLAHDRWMVDPSVDGEWDGVRRVLAAAGIDPPVLHGDYLTTASLVALGEAVAPCQPTSGPRDDMVIRPLRDDPLAVRLLLVTPPRCPAAGPAYEELTAAYRAAALRAGPYREWLAGAPERPGALLGG
- a CDS encoding D-alanyl-D-alanine carboxypeptidase family protein, whose amino-acid sequence is MPALRKTTVLVASAALLTLSAAVPAAAADRPGDDKAKPPGKMSEIGGARLGQAGTQVNAGPGVPKLPKKLSGRSWIVADAESGDVLAAHNAHWRLPPASTLKMLFADTVLPKLPKDEKHLVTNEELAGVGAGSSLVGVKEDQTYTVHDLWLGVFLSSGNDAVHVLSAMNDGIDKTVADMNAHAEELQALDTHVVSPDGYDAKGQLSSAYDLTLIARSGMQKKDFREYCSTVSAEFPGEKKKGKKREHFGIQNTNRLLTGAVGLDRYEGIAGVKNGNTTNAGATFTGVAERDGRVLLVTVMNPDGQESQAVYQETARLFDWGFEAAGKAEPVGTLVPPAGAVPAKGGSDAPGDEGAAGGVPAPAAGGETQAAASGGADGVGTALAVAGGSLVLLGAGVYVVNRRRPLPGQGTGRRRR
- a CDS encoding metallophosphoesterase, whose amino-acid sequence is MNPLFVVVACAVLASLVALHWYVWRRVVRDTTRPGSPVRRVATALLVLGPVLFVGAFATGRSGLPFLLKQIIAWPGYLWAAVFLYLLLALLAGELVRPVLLRVRAPQERERDTGPAAPDAPAEPSVPADSTGAATSGEPAATGTGTATSGEPAATGTGAATSGEPAATGTGTATGGCAVAEPATEAALAPPAPPAGTLPPGDPDPKPRPTPSRRLFVSRIVGGTAAAVALGTVGAGTYGVLRGPRLKHVTVPLATLPRAAHGYRIAVVSDVHLGPILGRGHTQRIVDTINSAQPDLVAVVGDLVDGTVAELGHAAEPLAQLRARDGSYFVTGNHEYFSGAAQWVDHVRELGLRPLENARVEKAGFDLAGVNDVAGESYGQGPDFVRALGDRDRSRASVLLAHQPIVIEEAVEHGVDLQLSGHTHGGQLWPGNLVAGLANPTVEGLERYGDTQLYVSRGAGAWGPPVRVGAPSDITIVQLAAKRS
- a CDS encoding NAD(P)-dependent oxidoreductase — protein: MSAPPLPAGLLDRATLAVGPGTGPAVAGELAALTGRPVLAYDTAGRLTGAHGAADAPLVLVGPTLPPALRGDPRVRWFHSVNAGVDALLDGGWPAGVLLTRTVGRMGERIGQYALAWVLADCQGVPGHLARTAARTWRREPSELAAGQTALVYGTGRIGTAVAEALRAAGVRTVGVGRGEHAPGGPFDERVTAEEDGAWLGRARFVVDALPLTEATRDFFADTRLSALGGATFLNVGRGGTVSLPALGRALAAGQVSAAVLDVLADEPPAPGHPVWELPRTTVTSHSAGITADTDITEDFRAGWQALREGRVPELAVRVGRGY
- a CDS encoding SCO4848 family membrane protein, whose product is MKLSRPVSWFLLAFGVWSWFIWVTFVKNLWNDASGLAFDAAGDPTGYFWVHLLLAVTSFLLGTAVGVIGLRGLRALRREKNGAPLSRPAPPGPTT
- a CDS encoding 2'-5' RNA ligase family protein translates to MGTVTLGVSLAVPEPHGSLLQARRAGFGDTAAYGIPTHVTLVPPTEVDAAAVPAIEQHLAEVAAAGRPFPMRLSGTGTFRPLSPVVYVRVAAGADACTWLQKQVRDASGPIARELQFPYHPHVTIAHGIAEEAMDEAFEALKDFEASWTCSGFALYEQGPDGVWRKLRDFPFGRAG
- a CDS encoding FAD-binding oxidoreductase, which translates into the protein MAVDTTVPLTGRGRGAPTAARLLRPRSYEEAAEAVRDCGHRGAIARGRGRAPGEAARNAGGDVLDMSALDRVHAIDAAGGTVLCDAGITLRRLAELLLPLGWFVPVPPGAERITVGGAVGADLHGPNHHRAGSFARHLLSFELLTADGSVHVVDRGTPLFDATTGGLGLTGVVLTATLQLQPVATSLLLTGSDRAGDLDELMARLCDADLRHTYATARVDLLARGAATGRGTVLHADHAPPEALPARLARRPLATRPHLPGTPQLPQRLVPPMAADRPLGRRALGLLNDLRHRSAPRSRAGTLRGLAAALPALDGGHALGRGGGTVAYRCAVGHGGEDVLRHVVRRVAEQGCAARPGLLKRFGEGSPGWLSFPARGWGLSLELPAGAAGLGVLLDELDEEVAAAGGRVCLARDRRLRPELLPSMYPLLDDFRELRAAVDPDAVFTSDLARRLGL